From Juglans regia cultivar Chandler chromosome 6, Walnut 2.0, whole genome shotgun sequence, the proteins below share one genomic window:
- the LOC108979065 gene encoding ASC1-like protein isoform X2: MGATAWIDWELESYPKPEDLLVVPFFALFFPSVRLFLDRCVFEKLARRMIFGKGHVTLDVEAGPGDQVWPDQKIKLKLKAFYMYAAGFYTYSIIALIFWETRRADFLVSMVHHIATVILIILSYIFRFARVGSVILALHDGSDVFLEVGKMSKYSGFEKIASVSFALFVLSWTVLRLIYYPFRILRSTSYEVLLTLDMEKHMVNGSIYYYLFNTLLFCLLVVHIYWWKLMFVMLLEQIRARGQIGDDARSDSESEAEHED; the protein is encoded by the exons ATGGGAGCCACTGCTTGGATCGATTGGGAGCTGGAGTCGTACCCGAAGCCCGAAGACTTGTTGGTCGTTCCCTTCTTTGCTCTCTTCTTCCCTTCTGTGCGACTTTTTCTTGACAGATGCGTCTTTGAG AAATTAGCCAGGCGAATGATTTTTGGAAAGGGGCATGTCACTTTGGACGTTGAGGCAG GGCCTGGAGATCAGGTTTGGCCAGATCAGAAAATTAA ATTAAAATTGAAGGCATTCTACATGTATGCTGCCGGGTTTTATACTTACTCCATCATTGCTCTGATCTTTTGGGAAACGAGACGTGCCGACTTTTTGGTATCGATGGTTCATCATATAGCAACTGTTATATTAATCATACTGTCTTATATATTCAG GTTTGCCCGTGTTGGTTCGGTCATTTTAGCTCTCCATGATGGAAGCGATGTATTTCTAGAAGTTGGAAAGATGTCCAAATATAGTGGCTTTGAAAAGATAGCAAGCGTTTCTTTcgctctttttgttctctcttggaCTGTGCTTCGCCTTATCTACTATCCCTTCAGGATACTTCGGAGCACTAG CTATGAAGTTCTTTTGACCTTGGACATGGAGAAGCACATGGTGAATGgatctatttattattacttgTTTAATACTCTTCTTTTCTGCTTGCTCGTTGTACATATCTATTGGTGGAAGTTGATGTTTGTAATGCTCTTGGAACAAATTCGTGCAAGAGGCCAGATTGGTGATGATGCTAGATCTG ATTCTGAAAGTGAGGCGGAACACGAGGACTGA
- the LOC108979065 gene encoding ASC1-like protein isoform X3 encodes MGATAWIDWELESYPKPEDLLVVPFFALFFPSVRLFLDRCVFEKLARRMIFGKGHVTLDVEAGDKRKKLNKFKESAWKCVYFSSAELLALSVTYDELWFTNTKYFWVGPGDQVWPDQKIKFARVGSVILALHDGSDVFLEVGKMSKYSGFEKIASVSFALFVLSWTVLRLIYYPFRILRSTSYEVLLTLDMEKHMVNGSIYYYLFNTLLFCLLVVHIYWWKLMFVMLLEQIRARGQIGDDARSDSESEAEHED; translated from the exons ATGGGAGCCACTGCTTGGATCGATTGGGAGCTGGAGTCGTACCCGAAGCCCGAAGACTTGTTGGTCGTTCCCTTCTTTGCTCTCTTCTTCCCTTCTGTGCGACTTTTTCTTGACAGATGCGTCTTTGAG AAATTAGCCAGGCGAATGATTTTTGGAAAGGGGCATGTCACTTTGGACGTTGAGGCAGGTGATAAGAGGAAGAAACTCAATAAATTCAAAGAGTCTGCATGGAAATGCGTTTATTTTTCCTCAGCAGAGCTTTTGGCTCTTTCTGTTACGTATGATGAGCTATGGTTCACTAATACCAAATACTTTTGGGTAGGGCCTGGAGATCAGGTTTGGCCAGATCAGAAAATTAA GTTTGCCCGTGTTGGTTCGGTCATTTTAGCTCTCCATGATGGAAGCGATGTATTTCTAGAAGTTGGAAAGATGTCCAAATATAGTGGCTTTGAAAAGATAGCAAGCGTTTCTTTcgctctttttgttctctcttggaCTGTGCTTCGCCTTATCTACTATCCCTTCAGGATACTTCGGAGCACTAG CTATGAAGTTCTTTTGACCTTGGACATGGAGAAGCACATGGTGAATGgatctatttattattacttgTTTAATACTCTTCTTTTCTGCTTGCTCGTTGTACATATCTATTGGTGGAAGTTGATGTTTGTAATGCTCTTGGAACAAATTCGTGCAAGAGGCCAGATTGGTGATGATGCTAGATCTG ATTCTGAAAGTGAGGCGGAACACGAGGACTGA
- the LOC108979065 gene encoding ASC1-like protein isoform X1: MGATAWIDWELESYPKPEDLLVVPFFALFFPSVRLFLDRCVFEKLARRMIFGKGHVTLDVEAGDKRKKLNKFKESAWKCVYFSSAELLALSVTYDELWFTNTKYFWVGPGDQVWPDQKIKLKLKAFYMYAAGFYTYSIIALIFWETRRADFLVSMVHHIATVILIILSYIFRFARVGSVILALHDGSDVFLEVGKMSKYSGFEKIASVSFALFVLSWTVLRLIYYPFRILRSTSYEVLLTLDMEKHMVNGSIYYYLFNTLLFCLLVVHIYWWKLMFVMLLEQIRARGQIGDDARSDSESEAEHED; the protein is encoded by the exons ATGGGAGCCACTGCTTGGATCGATTGGGAGCTGGAGTCGTACCCGAAGCCCGAAGACTTGTTGGTCGTTCCCTTCTTTGCTCTCTTCTTCCCTTCTGTGCGACTTTTTCTTGACAGATGCGTCTTTGAG AAATTAGCCAGGCGAATGATTTTTGGAAAGGGGCATGTCACTTTGGACGTTGAGGCAGGTGATAAGAGGAAGAAACTCAATAAATTCAAAGAGTCTGCATGGAAATGCGTTTATTTTTCCTCAGCAGAGCTTTTGGCTCTTTCTGTTACGTATGATGAGCTATGGTTCACTAATACCAAATACTTTTGGGTAGGGCCTGGAGATCAGGTTTGGCCAGATCAGAAAATTAA ATTAAAATTGAAGGCATTCTACATGTATGCTGCCGGGTTTTATACTTACTCCATCATTGCTCTGATCTTTTGGGAAACGAGACGTGCCGACTTTTTGGTATCGATGGTTCATCATATAGCAACTGTTATATTAATCATACTGTCTTATATATTCAG GTTTGCCCGTGTTGGTTCGGTCATTTTAGCTCTCCATGATGGAAGCGATGTATTTCTAGAAGTTGGAAAGATGTCCAAATATAGTGGCTTTGAAAAGATAGCAAGCGTTTCTTTcgctctttttgttctctcttggaCTGTGCTTCGCCTTATCTACTATCCCTTCAGGATACTTCGGAGCACTAG CTATGAAGTTCTTTTGACCTTGGACATGGAGAAGCACATGGTGAATGgatctatttattattacttgTTTAATACTCTTCTTTTCTGCTTGCTCGTTGTACATATCTATTGGTGGAAGTTGATGTTTGTAATGCTCTTGGAACAAATTCGTGCAAGAGGCCAGATTGGTGATGATGCTAGATCTG ATTCTGAAAGTGAGGCGGAACACGAGGACTGA